In Phlebotomus papatasi isolate M1 chromosome 1, Ppap_2.1, whole genome shotgun sequence, the following proteins share a genomic window:
- the LOC129799570 gene encoding uncharacterized protein LOC129799570, producing MGQWRMANLSSVKYQPMHVAKVLSAVLKHLDLPKISNNGFRGCGLVPFNPDVVNSMEILKSKKSGNQETNLSNDQSLPENDESIANAFTASDYQVALRIIDHLISPDTLSKFNECKKDRIWSGAFEDENLFEVWCKINERCEPQSLTSASTSISIDYRNTGIDNFSISRSGNSNQSSAISDSGLFANEDTSLREDISLQDYIVIEPVDNGPIISTEDAGLYFPKIVFQHSEESIINNQHDQAIDNNPSNDPVFPGNQLSATSETLDPPETQPIFDTLKQCYFWPGEIPKRRQKKRVKASNVKHQYIVSSEEIIAEQEEKLRQNLQKKKEIAERKLTRERNKKIRAEEKEIKLKEKNMVKEKAQMPIEAEKKKRGRKSAKKTEEKSKN from the coding sequence atgggccaatGGAGAATGGCAAACTTGTCATCAGTGAAATACCAGCCTATGCACGTGGCCAAGGTTTTGAGTGCAGTCCTTAAGCATTTGGATCTTcctaaaatttcgaataatgGCTTTCGAGGATGTGGTTTGGTGCCATTCAATCCTGATGTTGTGAATAGCATGGAAATCCTGAAGTCAAAGAAATCAGGGAATCAGGAAACGAATCTGTCAAATGATCAATCACTTCCTGAGAACGACGAGAGCATTGCGAATGCTTTTACAGCTTCTGACTATCAAGTAGCTCTGCGGATTATTGATCATCTCATCTCACCTGACACTCTCAGCAAGTTCAATGAATGTAAAAAGGATCGCATTTGGAGTGGAGCATTCGAAGATGAGAACTTGTTTGAGGTTTGGTGTAAAATAAATGAACGTTGCGAACCTCAATCTCTTACATCAGCCTCGACCTCAATCTCCATTGACTACAGAAATACAGGAATTGATAACTTCTCCATCTCCAGATCAGGAAACTCAAATCAGTCAAGTGCTATTTCGGATTCTGGTCTGTTTGCAAATGAAGACACCAGTTTGAGAGAAGACATTTCACTGCAGGACTATATTGTCATTGAACCTGTTGACAATGGACCCATCATCAGCACGGAAGacgctggtctttatttcccgaaaattgttttccaacattcagaggagtccattatcaataaccagcacgatcaggccatcgacaataatccttcaaatgatccagtcttccctggaaaccaactttctgcaacttctgagactctcgATCCTCCTGAAACTCAACCGAttttcgacacactaaaacaatgctatttctggccaggagaaattccaaaacgtcgtcagaagaagagggtcaaagccagcaatgtgaaacaccagtatattgtatcttccgaggaaattatcgcggaacaggaggaaaaattgaggcagaatttacaaaaaaagaaagaaattgctgaacggaagttgaccagagagaggaacaaaaaaataagggcagaagaaaaggagataaaactaaaggagaaaaacatggtaaaggaaaaggctcaaatgccaattgaagctgaaaagaaaaaacgtggaaggaagtcagccaagaaaaccgaggaaaaatcaaagaattga